From Aegilops tauschii subsp. strangulata cultivar AL8/78 chromosome 5, Aet v6.0, whole genome shotgun sequence:
cgaacaacattcggtcaccaaatcacataactcatataatacaaaatcgtcatcgaacgataagcgtgcggaccctatgggttcgagaactatgtagacatgaccgagatacctctccggtcaataaccaatagaggaacctggatgctcatattggttcccacatattctacgaagatctttatcggtcgtaccataatgacaacatacgttattccctttgtcaacggtatgttacttgcccgagatttgattgtcggtatcttcatacctagttcaatcttgttactgacaagtctctttactcgttctgtaatacatcatcctgcaactaactcattagtcacattgcttgcaaggcttattatgatgtgcattaccgagagggcccagagatacctctccgataatcagagtgacaaatcctaatctcgatctgtgccaaccgaacaaacaccttcagacatacctgtagagcatctttataatcacccagttacgttgtgacgtttgatagcacacaaggtattcctccggtatccgggatttgcataatctcatagtcaaaggaatatgtatatgacatgaagaaagcaatagcaatagaacttaacgatcattatgctaagctaacggatgggtcttgtccatcacatcattctcctaatgatgtgatcccgttcatcaaatgacaacacatgcctatggttaggaaacttaaccatcttggattaacgagctagtctagtggaggcttactagggacactgtgttttgtctatgtatccatacatgtatcaagtttctggttaatacaattctagcatgaataataaacatttatcatgatataaggaaatataaataacaactttattgttgcctctagggcatatttccttcaaacccTATCAATTGGTTATACCTAACAATGAAAATATTTTTTGTGGTGTTgtcttgttgaaggcattgctcggaCTTGATCTTTAGAATGAAAATCCATGATATGCCTTGGTTTTATATGCCGATATTGTGGCTGATCAGCGTTCGCTTCCTGAAGGTATTTCTCTTGGGGAACCTTTCTTGTTGTATTTGTTATGTCAAGGGATGGTCGATGCGGATATGGTTATCGTTGTAGCCTTGTTGATCATTGTTTTAATCGCTTGGCaatttttcttttttcattttacTCCACCGATGCATAGCTTTGGCCTTGTATGACATTACTATATGTTGGTGTGATTCTTTGTGTATGTGTGTTGTTATTAGCTATGTGCATCCTACCGATCCAGGTATCTAATCTTTATAAAAACATATTGGACGAGCTCTTAAGGCTACTTTCGCCTGCATGGTTCCAAAAACATAAGAATAGAAAAAACACAAGAATACGATACAAATGTCTACGCAAAACCCAGGGTTAGAAATACTGGAATTTTGCAAGCTTTGACGTTTGGTTCACTGGAATACGGAACACATGAATACTAGTAAATACGGTCAAATTAAAAGTCAAACTACATGAAAAAGTATAACTAAAATATCACTACGTCACCAACGATCCTAGTCCTGTTCTTCATGTGTAGGAATTTGAAAAAGAGGTCCATGCAGATTGTAAAATTCTTAGGTTTTTAATTTGAAATCGAGATCCAAGCaaaatttcattcattttttctTTGCTACAAATTTCTCATCAAAGCGGTGGTTCCCCAAGCTATCGGTGTTGGACCTAGGAGGTGGTGTATATGCCATCTCTGGTCCTTCAAATCTAGATGGGCACTCCATGTGTCTTCGTGTTGATGTTTAGGTAATGATCTTCTTCTTCGGGCTCTTTGCAACGCTGGTGTTTGCGAGCGACTAGTGATTTGGATGGTGGAAGGCCGACCTTTGGGGATTGAGGTGATGTTCCCTCGATCGTTTCTATGGCAGCGATGAGGATGTGGCCTGCTCTCCCCTTGGGTGTCCCCCTGACGCGATATATTGCTTTCTGGTGGTTTGTGCTCCCTCTTCATTGTTGCAGCGCTCTCTACACCATTGTTGTGAAGTTGCCGGAAGGTTTATTTAGGAAATGGTCCAGCTCTAGAATTTCCCATATACATATGGCTTCTACGATAACGGCTTTTTATTTGTGGCGTTGGCAACTAGACCTTAGCGCAAAGACTCCTCGATTGTAGGATACAATGTCAGACTGACTTCAACGATGGAGCGGCCGCGATGGTGCGGCTTTGGCTCATATTGGAGATTAAGTTTGTTTCGCTATGTAAGAACCTGTTTGTAATTTCATTGGTTTTTGAGATGTCCTGTATTGTTAGAAGTTTTTAATATAAATCCAGAGTTTTATTTGCAAACAAAAACCATCTATTGTTTCTTTGTTCTATTCCTTTGAACTAAACACGTGAATAGTGCCACCATAAGAACTAAATGGTCTATGTCAGGCGATCAGTCAAGGCTTGGGCCGGTCACCTCTATCGGACGCTCTCTTGGACATGTGACACGTCATTTACAGGCCCTACCCATCGGTTCCCCATCCTTATGTCTAGGGAAAGCCCCCCCCCTCAGACAACAATTGTTGTCCCCATGTCGCAATCCATTTTGTCATCGCGCAGATACTCCAGAGCCACGCATATCCTTGTCGTCGACGGCCACACACCACCTCCATGCACCGTCTCACACCTCCTTCATGcccttccccctctccttccttctcatCTATGATGGCCGCCCACTCACTCCCTTCCTCTCCACATCAGAGCCTTAGCCGTCGGGGCTGGAGACAATGAGCCATCTAACGTGGCATGCTGCGACGGGGAGAGAGGCAGGTGATGGAGCCGTCGGCGCCGAGTGATGTGACCAGCACCCTGTCTTGTTAGAACAACAGTGGCAGGGTGCTACAACGACAAGGTAGGGCACGCTGCAACTAGGGACGCGGCGGTAGGGGTGCTATGATGGTTACGATTGCTATGGACCGCGTGTTGCAACCGCGTCGGTCGGGTGCTACGACAGCGTGTCCTGCATGGAACCACGGCGCTGGGGCTACGATGGCGAcgacccggggggggggggggggtccaccGCGTGCTGAAACCACGGCGACCTGGGGTGCTATGACGGAGGTCCTCGTATGCTGGAACCGTAGCGACGGGATGTTGCAACTATGACGACCACGAGCCGAAACCTAGGCCATAAGATGCTGCAACGGTGTCCGCGATGGGCTGCAACTGGCGACCACTTGAGCTGGAACTGTGTCATGGGATGCTGCAATGGCGACCCTAGTGAGGTGGAACCGTCGCTCGGGATGCTGCAATGGCGACGATGACGAGTTGGAATCGTGCTATGGGATGCTACAACAACCACCCCGGAGAGCTGGAACCGTCGCTCGAGATGCTGCAATGGAGACGACGGCCAACTGGAACCGTGCCGTGGGATGTTGCAATGGCGACCGAACCAACAATGACTTGTTTTCTTTGAGATGCAACAAGCCGAGGTCGGTCGCGCACGCGTGGGTCCACGGTGGCGGTTGGCTGTGCTCGTTGTCGCCTTCCCATGCACGTTAATGTGATTTTGGGGGAAAACGAAACGGGTGCGTGGAGACAAAGAGGGGAGGTAGATGTAATGGCTGGGAGAAGTCACATCGCACGGTCGGGATGCAACCAGCCGAGGCTGGCGCCAGTCGACCGGTGTCGAGCAATGGCCAAAGAAGAATTCCATTTcaagtttttttttcatttcactATTCCTTACTCCAGGAGCCGTGGAGCAAAGAATGATCCCATTCGAGTTTCTTTTTAGTGGATTTCATTTCACTTTTCCGTTGAACAAAAAGGAGCCGTGGACCTAAAGCAGGCCGAATACAGAAAACCAGGGGACGGACACGGCCCAAATCGTCGGAAGAGCAGGGACAGAGCCCACATCGACAAGGGCGGAGTATCCCAAAACGCAGACCCTTTTTCCATCTTCCTGCTGGAGGCTGCCGCTCCATTCCAAGCATGGCTGCGGCTATGCGCCATCTGATTCCTTCACGCCTCGCCGCATTGAGCAGAGCCACCGCCGGGCGTCTGCGAAGGAAGGCTTCCCTAGGCGGCGGAGTCCGGCGGCTTGGACCGGTGGGGAAAGCGGATCCATGGAGGAGCATTTCCACTACGCCAGATTGGAACAGGTACAAGGGGCCGCCAAAGCCAAGCTTCTCATGGAAACtgcaagatctgctcaacgatgaTTTCTTCAAGAACGAGGCGAGTCTTTCCCTCTTCCTTCGTTTCTTGCTTCCATTAATCATATATTGACGCTCTGTACTGCTCCCAAAATTGTACTAAGATTGAGACATTTATtatgggaaggagggagtacttggCAAGGCTAAGTATAGCTTGCTTCTTCTGGATGAAGTATATGCGTAATGTTAGATCAGCTGTAGAGCAAGCTTTCGAAATTAATTTAGGGCTCATATGAGATTGGGGGCTGTGTGAATCTTAGTTATGCAGAGGGATGTACACATTGTGTTTCTATTCTGATGCATCATTTTGagttaataaaacacaccctttatCCAAAAAAATATGGGATTGGGGGGTATgggattggggggggggggggtgattttTTAGGGCACGGGCATCGATCTAGCTGTGCCTGCTGCCGTTATTGCACATGGCTATATGGGTGGCACCGTACTAATAGGATTTGTGTTGCATGAGGCTTCATATATTGGTGTTCTTTCTCATTGGTTGTTCTGTCCGGCCTTTCTTTATATTTCCTAAACTTGTGCTGGACCGTGTAAACGTTGCAACAATTGTTTGACGTCTGTGTGCATCGATCGATGCGGGAAACTATCAGGTGCTCCCATCTTGGGGGAATCCCGGTGCTCCAAATTAAAAAGAAACGTTCTTAAATGTTTCAAAAAAATATGAATGTTCACAAGGAATGTGACTACAACCCCTAAAAATTTCAGGTCCAAACTCTAAATGCACATTGAGAAACAAAAAAGTGAAATCCAGATGTGAATAGTATCAATGTTGCTTTTGTCTTTTTCTTacactattcatgctagaattcaCATTTTTGTTTCTCAATGTGCGTTTCGAGTTTGGACATGAAATTTTTGGGGGTAGTAGTCACATTCCTTGTGAGCATTCACTTTTTTTTCGGATTTTTTGGGAACATTTAAGAATGTTTTCTTTTCTAATTTGGACCACCGGGAGCACCCCAAGTGGGAGCACCCGATACTTTTCCCGTTCAATGCAGAGGACTGGGTCTCAACCCTCTTTTCGAAAGGAAAATAAAAATGCTCCTACAAAGATCTGACAAGTTGCTGCTAACCTCTATATATGTACGTGCTTCATTTCATTCAGGTGAAGGTGATACCAACAACTTTCACTTCGGTAGAGGGGTACATGGGCTCATTCATGGCTCCACTATTGGAAGAAACTCGTGCGGATCTCTGCTCCGCACTGCGCGGCATCCGGCACGCGCCGGTGGCCCAAGTGATCTGGATCCAACAGGAACGCACTTCAGAATTCTGTATCTCGTTCAAGGAACCTCGGCCAGCTGGTAGTTACGCCCCGAAAGTCGAGGATATATTGGTGCTCACAAGTCGGAAACCGACCCGCCACATAGACTTGGACCCATTTGTCATAGCTGTAGTGCCTCCATCCGAAGATAGTAAAAGTGGAAGCAAGGATGACGAAGGCACCACCACCGGCTATTCTGAAGATATGGACAATACTGTCACCTCTTCACAAGACATTGCCGTGCCATCTCTTCTCAAGAAAAATGCAACAGCAGTTGATGTAGAGGCATGGGCTCACCCCCTTTtcgaaaaagaaaagaaaaatgcaCCAACACCTCCCCCCCAAGTGGTAGACACTGGCACAACAATATTAATAAGGCTGCTGTCGGGTAAACTACCTGTCAAACGACAAGGTCAAAAAGAAGTGATCGCATTGCCTCTTTTTGCAGTCTTTCTTATCAATATGAAGACCAACAATCATATACATGATGCACTGGAACTGAAAGCCGGCATCCTTAGCCGTTGGGGCAGTAGCCTCGTAGAGAGGATTGCAGAGTATGCTCCAACTGTATGTATCTATTTAGTACTATCGCATGGTTTGTGTCTTTCTACTTGATCAATATGTTGTGATGGTTCCTATTTTCTGATGGCAGGTCGGCCAGGATCGCAATTCATTGTTGCCAGAGGTATCTTCAGGGTTAGCGTCAGATAAGGCGCTGGATGGCCTTGAAAAATTCAAGCTCAACACCTCACAGCAGAAGGCGGTACTTGATTGTGTTTCAGCAATGGATGAAGCTAGGTGCTGGGTGCGCCTTATCTGGGGACCACCTGGAACAGGGAAAACCAAGGCCATCATATCTCTCTTGTGGTCAATGCTGAAGAAAAACCGCAGGACACTAGCTTGCGCTCCGACCAACACGGCGGTTGTGGAGGTTGCCTCCCGTGTCCTCGGTCTTCTCGAGGATGAGTCCTACGGCGGCGGTGGAAAACACTTCTCCCTGGGCAATGTCGTGTTGTTTGGCAACGAAGATCGGATGAACGTGGATGAAAACCTTGCAAACATCTTCTTGGATTGGCGTGTGTACCGACTTGTGAATGTGGCGGCGCACTGGAGGCACTATGTGAATGGCATGCTAGAACTTCTTGTGAAGCCGTTGGCCATGCACTCTTCGTATCTTAAGGATGTTCGATCGGAGCGTACGGGTGATATTTTGCGGCTGCAAGGGGTGGGGGATGCTGAactagagaggaggaggaagtTGACATTCAAGGAATTCTTCATAGACAATTACCAATGTCATGAGGAAGCACCGCGCCACTGCTTCGAGACTCTCCGCAATGATCTTCCCTTACCCGCTAGGAGATTTGATTACCTGGATGAGATCCTGCGCTCACTCGAAGCTTTCGGGAAACTTCTCCGGTCGGAGCCGGAGCGCCCTCTGGGGAAACTCTTCTTAAAAAACGGGGGGTGGCCAGAGTTCCAAGAAGCAAGAGCATTGTGTCTTAACAAGCTAAAACACTTGCCCGATTGGTTTGATTTGCTTCCAAGCGATTCAAGCAAAATCGAAGACTACATACTGAACAACGCCACGATCATACTTTGCACTGCTGCTAGCTCATTCAATCTGCGACGTGTCCGTGATTTCAAGCCGTTTGAGCTCCTTGTTATCGATGAGGCGGCGCAGCTGAAGGAGTGTGAGTCGCTGATACCTCTACAGCTTGGTATCCACCGTGCTGTTCTTATCGGTGATGAATGCCAGCTACCAGCGCTTGTCAAAAGCAAGGTAATGTTATCCTTTTTCTTCTAGCCTGTCGGTTGGTCAGTCCCGGTGTATCAGATCAAGCAATGCTCACACTCACAATTGGCTGCTCCAGCTCAGCGCCGAGGCCGGCTTTGGAAGAAGTCTGTTCGAGAGGCTTTGCTTGCTAGGACACCCGAAGCACCTCCTCGATGTGCAGTACAGGATGCACCCGGAAATAAGCAAGTTCCCCATCTCAAGTTTTTACTGTAGGAAGGTGACAGATGGCCCCAACGTCCTTCACAGAGACTACGAGAGGAAGCTCCTGGATGGCCCAATGTATGGCCCCTACTCCTTCATCAACATCCAAGGTGGGATCGAAAGCTCGGGCATGCATGGCACAAGCCTGAGCAACGCTGCTGAGGTCGCTGCGGTGACCCGGATTGTGCAGAGATTGTCCCAAGGTATGCTGCAGCTACCTAAATATTCCGCAGCTGTAGATTCATCAAACATATTTCCTTTCCTTTGCTTCCTATCATCAGTTGAGTTTGGGTTTGTGTGTACTGAGTCAGTTGACACAAGAAGCAAGCTCAGCGTGGGCGTGGTATCGCCGTACAAGGCCCAAGTCCGCGCCATCCAGGAGAGCCTTGCTTTGGAGCACGACAAGTATTGCGGTTTATCCGTAAAGATCCGAACCGTGGACGGGTTCCAGGGTGCCGAGGAGGATGTCGTCATCTTCTCCGCCGTGCGGGCCAATACCCATGGATCGGTCGGGTTCCTCTCCGATCAGAGGCGTACCAACGTGGCGCAAACACGGGCCAAGTGAGTGAACAATTAGTCGCCTGGTTGGTCGAGAGGACTTCTTCAACTCATAGTAAAATTGGGGCCATATGTTGCTACTTCAGTTGTGGGCGCTTCTGTTGCTGTCTTCTTTTGCAGGCATTGCTTCTGGATTCTTGGCGACGCGGCTACATTGTCGAGCAGCAGGACAGTCTGGCAGAAGATAGTGGCCGATGCAAAAGAAAGAGGATGCTTCTATGATGGCAACGACGACAAAGACCTCTGTGCTGTGGTGAGTGTCGCGATCAAGCAGGATGAAGTCAACCGTCTGCTCAAGATGGTGGATGCTCGTCTTGGTATATGCAGCTCATGATCTTGGGTACGATGAGTAAATCAATCCTTGGCACTGCTTCTTAATTTCAGAGCTAACTTAATTGTGGAAAGAAGCATCTGACAGTAAGTGTTGCAACTTGCAACTACCGTTTCTAACCTTCAGAAATCCAAGATGGACTAAACATGAAATTCTGAACGGGAAGGCATAGGGATGTGCGCTGAGCCGCTGACCGCTGATGCAAACCACAGGAACTTACAGAGCCATTTTTTCCGAAAAGGAGGATTACCCTTGGCCTCCGCATCAAGTGATACACATAGAGGAACTTACAGAGCCAAGTGCGCAGAT
This genomic window contains:
- the LOC109758457 gene encoding probable helicase MAGATAMA 3 is translated as MDEARCWVRLIWGPPGTGKTKAIISLLWSMLKKNRRTLACAPTNTAVVEVASRVLGLLEDESYGGGGKHFSLGNVVLFGNEDRMNVDENLANIFLDWRVYRLVNVAAHWRHYVNGMLELLVKPLAMHSSYLKDVRSERTGDILRLQGVGDAELERRRKLTFKEFFIDNYQCHEEAPRHCFETLRNDLPLPARRFDYLDEILRSLEAFGKLLRSEPERPLGKLFLKNGGWPEFQEARALCLNKLKHLPDWFDLLPSDSSKIEDYILNNATIILCTAASSFNLRRVRDFKPFELLVIDEAAQLKECESLIPLQLGIHRAVLIGDECQLPALVKSKLSAEAGFGRSLFERLCLLGHPKHLLDVQYRMHPEISKFPISSFYCRKVTDGPNVLHRDYERKLLDGPMYGPYSFINIQGGIESSGMHGTSLSNAAEVAAVTRIVQRLSQVDTRSKLSVGVVSPYKAQVRAIQESLALEHDKYCGLSVKIRTVDGFQGAEEDVVIFSAVRANTHGSVGFLSDQRRTNVAQTRAKHCFWILGDAATLSSSRTVWQKIVADAKERGCFYDGNDDKDLCAVVSVAIKQDEVNRLLKMVDARLGICSS